The nucleotide window CGAGAGGAGTGAAAGATCATCGCTACTGCACGGGATACAGCCACCAAGGATGCGACGCGTAGGTCGTCCGCGCCCTTGGGAGATGCCGTCGGGCTCTTCCTCGACGACCTGGCCCGATATCCCCTGCTCACGGCCGAACAGCAGGTGGAGCTGGCCCAGCGCATCGAGGCGGGCGACGAAGAGGCCAGGCAGCGCATGATCACGGCCAACTTGCGGCTGGTCGTGCACTGGGCCCGTCTGTACCAGGATCGGGGCGTGGACCTGGGCGATCTCGTCCAGGAGGGCACCTTCGGCCTCATGCGGGCGGTCGACAAGTTCGACTGGCGTCGGGGCTTCCGATTCTCCACCTACGCGACGTGGTGGATCCGTCAGGCCCTCCAGCGGGCGGTCCACAACACCGGGCAGTCCATCCGCTTGCCGATGGACGCTGCCGAGCGCGCTCGCCGGGTCGACACGGCCCGTCGTGAGCTGGCCGTGGAGCTGGGACGGGAGCCCGACGACCGGGAGCTGGCCGAGGCGGCCGGCGTCACACTCGGTCAGCTGTCGGACCTGCGCCAGGCGGCGCGGGTCGTGGCCAGTCTCGACCAGACCGTGGGACCGGACTCGGAGACGAGCCTGGGCGAACTAGTCGCGCCGGCTGGAGATCCGTTCGAGGAGGAGGTCGACTCGGCCATCGGGCGTGAGCAGCTCCGACGGGCGGTCGAGAGCCTGAGCCCGCTCGAGCGCGACGTGCTGTGGCTCCGATTCGGGCTCGACACCGGCCAGCCCGCATCACTGGAGAACACAGCCCGACGCCTGGGTATCGGCGTCCGCCGCGCCCGCCAGGTCGAGGGCGACGCCCTCCGCCGGCTGGCCACGTTCCCCGAGCTCGAGTCTCTCCTGCTCGCCGCCTGATCTCCCCCAGGGTCCGGGCAGGGGGGCTATCGGCCGGGGCTGTAGGCCGGCCCGGGAGGCCGGTCGCGGGCGCAGCGCGCCTAGGACAACTCGGCGAGTACCGCGACCAGGTCGGGGGGCAGCGGCGACGAGAAGCTGAGCCGCTCTCCGGTGCGCGGAT belongs to Acidimicrobiales bacterium and includes:
- a CDS encoding sigma-70 family RNA polymerase sigma factor, which encodes MGDAVGLFLDDLARYPLLTAEQQVELAQRIEAGDEEARQRMITANLRLVVHWARLYQDRGVDLGDLVQEGTFGLMRAVDKFDWRRGFRFSTYATWWIRQALQRAVHNTGQSIRLPMDAAERARRVDTARRELAVELGREPDDRELAEAAGVTLGQLSDLRQAARVVASLDQTVGPDSETSLGELVAPAGDPFEEEVDSAIGREQLRRAVESLSPLERDVLWLRFGLDTGQPASLENTARRLGIGVRRARQVEGDALRRLATFPELESLLLAA